Proteins co-encoded in one Mycobacterium mantenii genomic window:
- a CDS encoding aminodeoxychorismate/anthranilate synthase component II: MRILVVDNYDSFVFNLVQYLGQLGVDAEVWRNDDTRLSDDAAVARQFDGVLLSPGPGTPERAGASIGMVKACAAERTPLLGVCLGHQAIGVAFGATVDRAPELLHGKTSSVYHTNVGVLQGLPDPFTATRYHSLTILPESLPPVLEVTARTQSGVIMGVRHTGLPIHGVQFHPESILTEGGHRMLANWLADCGWERNDTLVRRLENDVHAAVRPYFPADPTATDRTSA; encoded by the coding sequence GTGCGGATCCTGGTCGTCGACAATTACGACAGCTTCGTGTTCAACCTGGTGCAGTACCTCGGTCAGCTGGGTGTGGACGCCGAAGTCTGGCGCAACGACGACACGCGGCTGTCCGACGACGCGGCCGTCGCCCGTCAGTTCGACGGGGTGCTGCTCAGCCCGGGGCCGGGCACCCCGGAGCGCGCCGGCGCGTCGATCGGGATGGTCAAGGCGTGTGCCGCCGAGCGCACTCCGCTGCTCGGGGTCTGCCTGGGACACCAGGCCATCGGCGTCGCATTCGGCGCGACCGTCGACCGTGCCCCCGAACTGTTGCACGGCAAGACCAGCAGCGTCTACCACACCAATGTTGGTGTGCTGCAAGGACTTCCGGATCCTTTTACGGCGACTCGCTACCATTCGCTTACCATCCTGCCCGAGTCGCTGCCGCCGGTGCTGGAGGTCACGGCTCGCACCCAAAGCGGCGTGATCATGGGCGTGCGGCACACCGGATTGCCGATTCACGGTGTTCAGTTCCATCCGGAGTCGATCCTCACCGAGGGCGGCCACCGCATGCTGGCGAACTGGCTCGCCGATTGCGGGTGGGAACGCAACGACACGTTGGTGCGCCGGCTGGAGAATGACGTGCACGCCGCGGTGCGACCGTATTTCCCGGCCGACCCGACGGCTACTGACCGAACTTCAGCGTGA
- a CDS encoding PH domain-containing protein: MQQTQWEPHTAGIAGCGAAGVLMAIAAVTVITDPPGRILAGVAAAGLILFAGVSWHARPKLAITPDGLMLRGWFRTQLLQHADIKIIRIIEFRRYGRKVRLLEIETADDDLVLFSRWDLGTDPLEVLDALTAAGYASRQ; this comes from the coding sequence ATGCAGCAAACACAATGGGAGCCGCACACGGCGGGAATCGCTGGTTGTGGAGCTGCGGGCGTTCTGATGGCTATCGCGGCTGTGACCGTGATCACAGACCCGCCGGGGCGCATCCTGGCGGGAGTTGCCGCAGCAGGTCTGATCTTGTTTGCCGGCGTGTCGTGGCACGCGCGTCCCAAGCTGGCAATCACGCCCGACGGCCTGATGCTCCGCGGCTGGTTCCGGACGCAGTTATTGCAGCACGCCGACATCAAGATCATCCGCATCATCGAGTTCCGGCGTTACGGCCGGAAGGTGCGGTTACTCGAGATCGAGACCGCGGACGACGACTTGGTGCTGTTCTCCCGCTGGGACCTCGGGACGGACCCGCTGGAGGTGCTCGACGCGCTCACGGCAGCTGGCTACGCGAGCCGTCAGTAG
- the crgA gene encoding cell division protein CrgA, translating into MPKSKVRKKNDFTVSAVSRTPVKVKVGPSSVWFVALFIGLMLIGLVWLMVFQLAAVGSQAPTALNWMAQLGPWNYAIAFAFMITGLLLTMRWH; encoded by the coding sequence ATGCCCAAGTCCAAGGTCCGCAAGAAGAACGACTTCACCGTCAGCGCGGTCAGCCGCACCCCGGTGAAGGTCAAGGTCGGGCCGTCGAGCGTATGGTTCGTCGCGCTGTTCATCGGTCTCATGCTGATCGGCCTCGTCTGGCTGATGGTGTTCCAGTTGGCCGCAGTCGGAAGCCAGGCGCCGACCGCCCTCAACTGGATGGCGCAATTGGGACCGTGGAACTACGCAATCGCGTTCGCCTTCATGATCACCGGTTTGTTGCTCACGATGCGGTGGCACTGA
- a CDS encoding DUF881 domain-containing protein translates to MIQTRRSPWRLGVPVVCLLAGLLLAATHGVSGGTEIRRSDAPRLVDLVRETQSSVNRLSAQREDLAHQIDAAHGRSSDAALTAMLRRTSELAGEAGMGPVHGPGLVVTLADAQRDANGRFPRDASPDDLVVHQQDIQAVLNALWSAGAEAVQMQDQRIIATSVPRCVGNTLLLNGRTYSPPYTITAIGNAAAMQAALAAAPLVILYKQYVVRFGLGYAEDVKSDVQVVGHFEPDRLHFAQPNGPVNY, encoded by the coding sequence ATGATCCAGACGCGCCGGTCGCCGTGGCGCCTGGGCGTCCCGGTCGTGTGTCTGCTGGCCGGGCTGCTGCTCGCCGCGACCCACGGCGTCTCCGGTGGCACCGAAATCCGCCGCAGTGACGCCCCGCGGCTGGTGGACCTGGTCCGCGAGACCCAGTCATCGGTGAACCGTCTCAGCGCCCAGCGCGAGGATCTGGCGCACCAGATCGACGCCGCGCACGGCCGTTCGTCGGATGCGGCGCTCACGGCGATGCTGCGACGCACCAGCGAGCTCGCCGGCGAAGCGGGGATGGGCCCGGTGCACGGCCCGGGCCTGGTCGTCACCCTCGCGGACGCCCAGCGCGACGCCAACGGCCGCTTCCCGCGCGACGCGTCTCCGGACGATCTGGTGGTGCACCAGCAAGACATCCAGGCGGTGCTCAACGCGCTGTGGAGCGCCGGCGCCGAGGCGGTCCAGATGCAGGACCAGCGCATCATCGCGACGTCGGTGCCGCGCTGCGTCGGCAACACCCTGCTGCTCAACGGGCGCACCTACAGCCCGCCGTACACGATCACCGCGATCGGCAACGCCGCGGCCATGCAAGCCGCCCTCGCCGCCGCTCCCCTGGTGATCCTGTACAAGCAGTACGTGGTCCGCTTCGGCCTCGGTTACGCAGAAGACGTCAAGTCGGACGTGCAGGTGGTGGGTCATTTCGAGCCCGATCGGCTGCACTTTGCGCAGCCCAATGGCCCGGTGAACTACTGA